TTCATTCGGCACACTCTTAATAACAGGGACGGCGATTATTTCGTAACCTTCTTTTGCCTTTTTCACACATTCTTCCACGACTTCTGGGCTTATGTACTCGTCCTCGTCCAAAAAGTAGACATACTCACCTTCGCTTGCGATAAAACCGATGTTTCTTTTCTCTGCCGGAAGTCCTTTAAATTCCACAAGTATTATCTCAATTTTTGGATAGGTCTGAGTTTCTATAGCTTTTAGACATTTTGCAAGTTTATTCTTATCACGCACTGGGATTATTATAGATACCAGCCCGGGTACGTATGAATATTCTTCACTGGTTGCTCGGTATCTGTTTTTCGCGTACATATCATCCAGACTGACTATCTTCTACTAATGAGCGATAAATGTTTACAACCTTCATGGATATCGTTCTCGGATTGTGTATTTTGCAAACGTAATCTCTTTGTAATTCTGCCACAAGCTTGCGCTCCCTTACGTCTTTCAATCTATTCAACGCTTCGATAACATCATCTGGTGTGAACACGGATACTACCGGTGGCACTGGTACGTCTCTATAGTATTCTCTGTTTATGTATTGTACTACAGGCCTCATACATGCCATAGCTTCTAGGCTACTCATGTGAAGATATCCGAGCGTAAGGTCAGTAACCACTACGTCCGCCCAGGCATATAACTCGACCATTTTTTCATGAGGTTGATATCCTATTACGTCGTGTTTTATACCTAGATCTTTTAACAAACTCAACATATCGACGTAGTTCTTCCCGTGTTTTATCACCCTTAAAATACTATCCGGGTTATCTTTCTGGAACTTTGAGAAAGCCTTGATGAACTTGTCCGTTCCTTTTATATAAGATAAGTCTGATGCCCATAGTATATTGAATTTTGAGTGTTCCATCATCATCTGAGGTTTAAACAACTCGAGGTCGACAGGGTTTGGCAAATATTCGGCATCTTGCCTATAATGCTTTGCGATTGGCAATATATCTGGAACACTGACTAAGACTTTATCGGCAGACTTAAGATTCTCCCTTACGATCCAGCCCCATTTAGAGCTTAGCGTCGTCCTGAGGTCAGAACCATGAAAATGACATATTGTAGGACGATCTTTCAATAACTTTACTAGAAGGTGATCTTGGAGACCGTAATGTATATGGAAGACGTCACCTTTTGAAAAAACGATCTTCATAAATATTCCTAACGTTTTAGATACCGGACTGCGGCTCCTTTTGATGTGTGAATATATTATGTTGGATGGAGAATATTTTATAAGTGTTTGTCCAACCCAAGCACAGTCGTTTACCATAACAACTCGAATAGTGCCTTTCAAAAGCACGTCACCAAAATTCAAGGAGAGCAGTAACCTATAGTTGCGTATATGAGCTTATTACTAAACTCCTTTGTGTCATATATTCTTCTACCATCGACGACGACCGGGGTGCGCATAAGACTCGTAAAGTCTTCAGGCCTTAGTTTTTTAAACTCATCCCATTCTGTGACGATGATGCAACAATCGGCATCTTTAATGCATTCCATGGCAGAGTTTGCATACAAAACAGTATTGCCTAGGAGCTTCTTTGCGTTTTCTAAACCTTTTGGATCGAATACCGTTACTTGAGCACCTTCCTTTAGTAGTATATCGATCAGCTTCAACGAGATGGAATTCCTTACATCGTCCGTGTTCGGCTTAAAGACTAAACCTAATAACGCCACCTTCTTGCCTTTTAGAGTTTTAAGCAAGTTCTTCGCAAGCAGAACGGCCTTATATGGTTGATGTTCGTTCGTATGCTGAACGGAACGCAATATTAACGGATCATATCCGAGAGATTGTGCGTAAGTGATTAGAGCAGACAAGTCTTTGGGGAGACACGGACCGGCATAACCTAATCCAGCTTTAAGGAAAAGCGGCCCTATCCTTTTATCCAAGCCTATACCTTTTGCGACAACCTCTACGTCTGCGCCCGGAATTCTTTGACAAATATTTGCTATTTCGTTTATGAAACTAATCTTTGTAGCTAAGAAGGCATTATTCGCGTACTTAATTAGCTCCGCGTTTACGGTATTGGTAATTATGTAAGGCGGTAATAAATCATCATAAAATTCTCTATACAAATTTAGGAGCCTTTTACCGGAGCCCTCATCGTGTTCGCCTATTATTATTCTATCAGGGTGAAGAGTGTCCTCGACAGCGGAACCTTCCCTTAAAAACTCCGGGTTAAAGGTCAAACTGAAATCCTGCCCTATTTTCATACCCGACGAGGACTCTAGGATTGGAGCAACAATTTGTGATGTCGTTCCTGGAACTACCGTGCTTTTTACAACAACTAGATGATTTTTACTTGCTACATGAAGGTTCTTGCCCACGGCTTCAGCGGCGGATGTTATGTAAGATAGGTCTATACCACCGTCAGGTCTAGAGGGTGTTCCTACACATATGAAAGAGAATTCTGTGTTTTCCATACCTTCGGCATATTCATCCGTGGCCTTTAACGTACCATCAGACGTTACCTTAGCTAAAATCTCTTCAAGACCAGGTTCATATACAGGAGGTTTACCCCT
This genomic stretch from Aigarchaeota archaeon harbors:
- a CDS encoding glycosyltransferase family 4 protein, coding for MKIVFSKGDVFHIHYGLQDHLLVKLLKDRPTICHFHGSDLRTTLSSKWGWIVRENLKSADKVLVSVPDILPIAKHYRQDAEYLPNPVDLELFKPQMMMEHSKFNILWASDLSYIKGTDKFIKAFSKFQKDNPDSILRVIKHGKNYVDMLSLLKDLGIKHDVIGYQPHEKMVELYAWADVVVTDLTLGYLHMSSLEAMACMRPVVQYINREYYRDVPVPPVVSVFTPDDVIEALNRLKDVRERKLVAELQRDYVCKIHNPRTISMKVVNIYRSLVEDSQSG
- a CDS encoding UDP-glucose/GDP-mannose dehydrogenase family protein — translated: MGHKICVIGSGYVGLTMAVCFASKGMDVTCVDVDKERVEKIKRGKPPVYEPGLEEILAKVTSDGTLKATDEYAEGMENTEFSFICVGTPSRPDGGIDLSYITSAAEAVGKNLHVASKNHLVVVKSTVVPGTTSQIVAPILESSSGMKIGQDFSLTFNPEFLREGSAVEDTLHPDRIIIGEHDEGSGKRLLNLYREFYDDLLPPYIITNTVNAELIKYANNAFLATKISFINEIANICQRIPGADVEVVAKGIGLDKRIGPLFLKAGLGYAGPCLPKDLSALITYAQSLGYDPLILRSVQHTNEHQPYKAVLLAKNLLKTLKGKKVALLGLVFKPNTDDVRNSISLKLIDILLKEGAQVTVFDPKGLENAKKLLGNTVLYANSAMECIKDADCCIIVTEWDEFKKLRPEDFTSLMRTPVVVDGRRIYDTKEFSNKLIYATIGYCSP